A portion of the Anoxybacillus gonensis genome contains these proteins:
- a CDS encoding Uma2 family endonuclease translates to MSLPRFSHVTYEQYLIMRQHSDERLEYIDGVVYMTPSPSIQHQLVSSNLHTIFGSYLKGKTCKVFAAPTDIELVSETCSERKLVIPDLSIICDQTGFTDTKYVGVPTLIVEILSPSNQAHDLVTKFNLYMKYGVKEYWIVNPMKQAVTVYVLNEDRLYEQADIKVSVGTVQSACFPGLFVHLEDIFH, encoded by the coding sequence ATGTCGTTACCTCGCTTTTCACACGTCACGTATGAACAATATTTAATTATGCGTCAACATAGTGATGAAAGATTAGAATATATTGATGGCGTCGTTTATATGACACCTTCACCTAGCATCCAGCATCAACTCGTATCAAGCAATCTTCATACAATATTCGGGAGTTATTTGAAAGGAAAGACATGTAAAGTATTTGCCGCTCCCACAGACATTGAGCTAGTGAGTGAAACATGTTCTGAAAGAAAGCTCGTCATTCCTGATTTAAGCATTATTTGTGATCAAACCGGATTTACAGACACAAAATATGTCGGTGTTCCAACGTTAATTGTTGAAATACTCAGTCCTTCGAATCAAGCGCACGATTTAGTGACGAAGTTTAATTTATATATGAAATATGGTGTAAAAGAATATTGGATTGTTAATCCGATGAAACAAGCCGTGACCGTTTATGTATTAAATGAAGATAGGCTATACGAGCAGGCGGATATTAAAGTAAGTGTTGGAACTGTTCAATCTGCTTGCTTTCCAGGTTTGTTTGTTCATTTAGAAGACATATTTCACTAA
- a CDS encoding tetraprenyl-beta-curcumene synthase family protein gives MSVPTNPFSLMRAVYRRVFPIVHRELAIWKKRAEAIPNEELRKQALASIATKTFHCEGGAILSLLAGKEMERCIRFIVAYQTISDYLDNLCDRSTSLDPTDFRALHESMMHALTVGAKKEAYYRYRTEQDDGGYLHALVDTCQETLAEVRHYHIIAPFLHELASYYCDLQVHKHVKKEERIPRLKQWFSQHEASLPKMEWYEFSACSGSTLGIFCLVAYACTDSFDQRLAERVRNSYFPYVQGLHILLDYLIDQEEDRQGGDLNFCFYYPNEETLFARLCHFVEEADRHIAQLPHREFHRFIHRGLLGLYLSDEKVHEQNAIRKLAKQLLRSGGITSHFFYWNGRMYRKWQKWMYA, from the coding sequence TTGAGCGTTCCAACAAATCCTTTTAGTTTAATGCGGGCTGTATATCGTCGCGTTTTTCCGATCGTTCATCGCGAATTAGCCATTTGGAAAAAAAGAGCGGAGGCGATTCCGAACGAGGAATTGCGCAAACAAGCGTTAGCAAGCATCGCAACAAAAACGTTTCATTGTGAAGGAGGAGCGATTTTGTCGTTGCTTGCTGGAAAAGAGATGGAGCGATGCATTCGTTTTATCGTTGCTTATCAAACGATTAGCGATTACTTAGATAATTTATGCGATCGAAGCACGTCACTTGATCCGACCGATTTTCGTGCGCTGCACGAGTCAATGATGCATGCGTTAACGGTCGGGGCAAAAAAAGAGGCATATTACCGCTATCGTACGGAACAAGATGATGGTGGTTATTTGCATGCCCTTGTCGACACGTGTCAAGAGACATTAGCAGAAGTTCGGCATTATCATATCATTGCCCCGTTTTTACATGAACTTGCATCATATTATTGCGACTTACAAGTACATAAACATGTGAAGAAGGAAGAACGGATTCCGCGTCTGAAGCAATGGTTCTCCCAACATGAAGCGTCGTTGCCGAAAATGGAATGGTATGAATTTTCCGCTTGTTCCGGATCAACGCTCGGTATTTTTTGTTTAGTCGCTTACGCTTGTACCGATTCTTTTGATCAACGTCTTGCTGAACGGGTACGAAACAGCTATTTCCCATACGTGCAAGGGCTGCACATTTTACTTGATTATTTGATTGATCAAGAAGAAGATCGACAAGGTGGAGATTTAAATTTTTGTTTTTATTATCCAAATGAAGAAACGCTATTCGCTCGTTTATGTCATTTCGTTGAAGAAGCAGATCGGCATATCGCGCAGTTGCCGCATCGCGAATTTCATCGCTTTATTCATCGGGGGTTGCTTGGGCTATATTTATCGGATGAAAAGGTGCACGAGCAAAACGCCATTCGTAAGTTGGCGAAACAATTGTTGCGCTCAGGTGGTATAACATCTCATTTCTTTTATTGGAACGGACGAATGTATCGAAAATGGCAAAAATGGATGTATGCGTGA